AGTGGCATGGACTAACGGACATAGAGCAGCGCTACCGCCAGAGGTATGTTGACCTTATTGTACACCCCTCTGTCAGAGATACCTTTATTAAAAGGACCGAGGTAATAAAGTCTATAAGAAAATTCTTTGACTCGAGAGGATTCCTTGAAGTAGAAACACCAATGATGCAACCTATTCCCGGAGGAGCAACTGCAAGACCCTTTGTTACCCATCACAATGCACTGAATATGAACCTTTACCTTCGGATAGCTCCTGAACTTTATCTCAAGCGACTTCTCGTTGGAGGTTTTGAAAGGGTATACGAGATCAACAGGAACTTCAGGAATGAAGGAATATCAACAAAACACAATCCTGAATTCACCATGCTCGAATTTTATATGGCATATGCAGATTATAATGACCTTATGGATCTCACAGAGGAACTTATTACAACTGTAGCAATGGAGGTCTTTGGTAAACTCATATTTGAATTTGAAGGCGAACAGATAAATTTCACTCCACCATGGCAAAGAATCACGCATAAGGAGGCTATTATAAAATACGGTTCAATAGAACCTGAAGTGCTTGCTGATTATGAAAGGGCTAAGAAATATGCTATTTCCCTCGGTGCTGAGATAAAGGGTGACTGCTCTCTCGGGAAGATACAGGATGAGATATTTAAGGCAGTTGCAGAGGATAAACTTATACAGCCCACATTCATCACTGACTACCCAACAGAAGTTTCACCTCTTGCAAAGAGAAGCAAAAATAATCATGACATTGCTGAACGATTTGAACTCTTCATTGCGGGTAGAGAGATAGCAAACGCCTTTTCAGAACTTAACGACCCTGTAGACCAGAGAGTGCGGTTTCAGAAACAGATAGAGGAATTGCACGCAGATGATATAGAAGAATACACGATGGACGAGGATTTTATAAGGGCACTTGAATATGGAATGCCTCCTGCTGCAGGAGAAGGTATTGGTGTAGACAGGCTTGTAATGGTTCTTACGGGTTCTACATCTATAAGGGATGTTATACTCTTCCCTCAACTTAAACAGGAACAACTGTGAAAATCCCATATGAACTTTTTATAGGACTCCGCTATCTTAGAGCAAAGAGAAAACAGACATCTATATCTGTAAATACCATTATATCGATAGCTGGGGTTGCACTTGGCGTGACAGCACTTATCGTTGTCCTCTCCGTAATGAGTGGATTTCAGGAGGATTTACAGGGAAAAATTCTCGGGATAAATTCACATATCGTCATTCTGCAATTTGGTGGGAATATCAGAGATTACAGAACTGTAATAGATAGGGTAAAGACACAGAATGGTGTACTCTCTGCATCTCCATTTATAATCAATCAGGCAATGTTGTCCTCTGGAAAGATGACACAGGGCGTTGTACTAAGAGGAATTGACCTATCATATAAAGGTAGTACGACATATCTCCAGAAAACAATTAAAGAAGGGAGTCTGGATACACTTAAAGATGAGCGGATGCATGGAATCATTCTCGGAAAGGAATTATCAAAAAATCTCGCGGTATTCATAGGTGATAGCGTAAATGTTATTTCCCCTGCTGGTTCCCTTACCCCTGTCGGAATGCTCCCGAAAATGAAGACATTCAAGGTTATCGGTATATTTGATTCTGGTATGTTTGAGTTTGATTCAAATATTGCCTATATCTCACTTAAAGATGCACAATCATTCTTTGAGATGGGTGATACAGTAACAGCTACAGAGGTAAGAATAGATAATATCTATAAAGCCAGAGAGTTATCCCATGAGATACAACAATTCCTTGGACCACCATACTTCTCAAGAAGCTGGATGGAGATGAACAGAAATCTATTTTCTGCTCTAAAACTTGAAAAGATAGCGATGTTTATTATCCTCGTCCTTATAATCCTTGTAGCGGCATTCAACATTGTAAGCACACTCATCATGATTATAATCGAGAAAGGTAAAGACATAGCCATACTTAAATCAATGGGAGCAACAAACAGCGGCATCATGAGTATATTCATTATAAACGGACTGATGATCGGTATAGTGGGAACCATTATTGGCGTTATTGGAGGATACTCTGTATGTTATCTCCTCAAGACATATCAGATAATTACATTACCAGGGGACATATATCACATTACACATCTACCTGTTAAAATGAATACCTTGGATTTTATAGTTATATCCTTATCTGCCATCGGCATAAGTTTTCTTGCAACACTTTATCCATCATGGCAGGCAGCACATCTCGACCCCGCTGAGTCACTGAGATATGAATAAAGATAGTAGATGGTAGACAGTTAACAGTCATCAGTAAACCCCGCACCCCGCTCACGCGGGCTGCGGGGACTGTGCGGGCGGGGCATTGTGGCGTGGTGCGGGGTAAAGAGTGATATGTTTAAGTTTTTACGTAGAATTTTATGTCTGATGTTAATAGCGATAATAATATTTGTAACTGTCGTTCTATGGGGTGGGGGTGAAAGAATAAGGTGGCTTGGAGAAAAGAGTGAAGAGGCAGGTAAGGTGATAAAGGAGAAATCTGAAGAACTCGGGGATAAGGCTGACACCATCAAGCAGGAGATTGAAGAGAAAAAGGAAAAGGTTGAAAAAACAGTGAGAAAGATAAAAGGGATATTCGGTGACAGAGAAGACTCTAATAAAGGTCGTTGATTTACATAAATCCTTCACAACCGATGCAGGGACACTGCATATACTCAAGGGAATAAATATCGAGATTAACAGAGGAGAATTTCTATCAATCGTTGGTGCCTCAGGTGTCGGGAAAAGCACCTTTTTACATCTACTCGGCACACTCGATAGACCAACAGCAGGAAAGATATTCTATCAGGAGACTGATACATCAGAGTTAAGAAATACCGAACTTGCAAGATTCAGAAATCAAAAGATAGGCTTTGTATTTCAGTTTCACTACCTTTTACCTGAATTCAACGCAATTGAAAATACTATGATGCCATCTTTAATCTCTGGTATTAATAGGACAGTGGCAGAGGATAAGGCATTTAAATTTCTGGATGCAGTTGGACTTAAAGACCGTCTCACACATAAACCAGGAGAGCTCTCCGGAGGTGAACAACAGAGGGTAGCGGTTGCCAGGGCATTGATCATGGAGCCAGAGGTTATCCTTGCTGATGAGCCCACAGGAAATTTAGATAGTAAAACAGGAAAGGAAATCTATAGTTTGCTTAAAAGTCTTAATAGAACCAATGGGACAACATTTGTAATAGCCACCCACAATGAAGTTCTTGCATCTCAATGTGACCGCAGGTTAAAGATGGTAGATGGGATAATCATAGACGCTGGAATATAAACCTGTTTTTCTGGGGACAGTCCCGAATCTACGACTCCGCTACGCTTCGTCCGTAATTCTGGGACAGTCCCCTTATTTTCCTCATTCCCGCGTAGGCTGGAATCCAGATTTAGTAAATGCAAAAATTAAAAATCAAAATTAAGGAATTCCATAATTTTGCATTTTGATATTTGATTTTTGATTTATAAGAATTGGGTTCCTGCTTCCACAGGAATGCTTCCCTAACATTTTGCTACCTACCACTATAACCCATGTATCGGAAAGACATTCCTTCTTATATACTCCACGGAGGAAGCAGCAATACTTCTTGCCTTATCATTACTTTGAACCTCTGATGGTTTATCTCTGAGAGTCAGGATATCTGAAAAATTTAACCTTTTTTCTAAAGCATATTCTTTAAATGAAGATGGAAATTCATCAGGTAATTCAACGCCACACATTATGCCAAATGCTAATGCCCATGCCCTTGCTACATTCAAGACATTATATCCCCCACCACCGAGTGCAACCCATGGATAATCTAATGAGCGGAATATCTCGACTGCACGGCAGAAGGCATTGTTTGTCAGACGCATGTGGGTAAGCGGATCCCCTTCTAAGGCATCTGCTCCGAGCTGGGTTACGAGTATATCAGGATTAAATGCCTTTATAAGTGGTGGAACTATCTCTTCAAATGCCCAGAGGAATACATCATCACCTGTATCGGGATAGAATGGAATATTTACCGAATAGCCCCTACCCTTTTCTTCACCTATTTCTGCAGGCTTTCCTGTCCCTGGGAAGAGAAAATCACCACTCTCATGAAGTGATATGGTAAGAACCCTATCCGTGCGATAGAATACATGCTGAACACCATCTCCGTGATGGGCATCTATATCTACATATACGACCCTCTTTCCCTTATTCACCACCTCTGCTACTGCCACTGCCGGGTCATTTATATAACAGAAGCCAGATGCCCTCTCGGGCATTGCATGGTGGAGTCCCCCTGCGATATTAAAGGCAGTTTGAACTTTGTTATTCCCCACTAACCTGACTGCCTGAATTGATGCCCCTGTTGAAAGCAGGGAACCAGAGTAAACACCTCTGAAGACAGGGTTGTCACCCCACCCAAGACCATAACGGAATAAATCACTTGAATAGACACCCTCATTAGCCTCTTTAAGGGCATTTATATACTCCTCCCTGTGAACAAGCATCACTGTCTCTTCAGATGCAGGGACTGGTTCTATCAAATTCACATCTGGTGAATCAAAGATGTTAAATGATTTCAACAATTCGTATGTCAGCTTCAGGCGTATCATCTTAAGGGGATGAGATGGTCCATAATCATAAGATAGATATGTATCCGAGTAGATAAATGCCACCTTTTTATCTATCATCTTTGATCTTTGCTCTATTTTAATCCTGAATCCTGCATGAAAATAGCATGAAAATAGCCGAGGCATCCTGCCTCGGATCATGTCAGGCAACCCCGTATTAAATACGGGGCTGACCTATTTTTTTGCTCTTTGCTTTGTTTAATATACCTGTCTTTGAGAGTAATTTTTGAACTTGGTATAGTTGCTCAGGAAAGTAAAATTCACCACCTCTCCTGCAGGCCCATTTCTCTGTTTTCCTATCTTTATCTCTGCCTTACCCTTTTCTGCCTTGTCCGAATATAGCTCACCTCTGTATATAAATAATATTACATCGGCATCCTGCTCGATGGCTCCAGACTCTCTCAGGTCTGCAAGGGTAGGCATCTTATCTTCCCTTTGTTCGGGTCTTCTATTCAACTGGGACAATACGATTACAGGTATATTAAGTTCCTTTGCGAGGGATTTAAATGACCTTGCTATCTCAGAGATCTCTTGCTCCCTTCGTTCGAACTTACCCCTTTCACGCATTAATTGTAGATAATCAACAATAACGAGGCTCAGACCATATTCAGCCTTCAGTCTCCTTGCCTTGGCTCTTATCTCAAGAACACCGAGTGCAGGTGAATCATCTATAAAAATCGGTGCCTCTGCAAGCCTCCCTGCCGCATTTGTTAAGGGCTTCCAGTCTTCTTTACCGAGATAGCCTGAGCGAAGTTTATGAGAATCCACCTCTGCCTCTGAGCATAATAGCCTCAGGACAAGCTGATATTTTGACATCTCAAGACTGAAGATTGCGACAGGTTCTCTCTTCTCAACACCTACATACTGCGCCACATTAAGGCAGAATGCAGTCTTGCCCATCCCTGGTCTACCTGCGACAATAATCAGGTCTCCAGGCTGAAGTCCTGCTGTCCTCTCATCGAGGTCGGTAAAGCCGGTTGGAATCCCTGTAATC
The Nitrospirota bacterium DNA segment above includes these coding regions:
- a CDS encoding acetoin utilization protein AcuC, with protein sequence MIRGRMPRLFSCYFHAGFRIKIEQRSKMIDKKVAFIYSDTYLSYDYGPSHPLKMIRLKLTYELLKSFNIFDSPDVNLIEPVPASEETVMLVHREEYINALKEANEGVYSSDLFRYGLGWGDNPVFRGVYSGSLLSTGASIQAVRLVGNNKVQTAFNIAGGLHHAMPERASGFCYINDPAVAVAEVVNKGKRVVYVDIDAHHGDGVQHVFYRTDRVLTISLHESGDFLFPGTGKPAEIGEEKGRGYSVNIPFYPDTGDDVFLWAFEEIVPPLIKAFNPDILVTQLGADALEGDPLTHMRLTNNAFCRAVEIFRSLDYPWVALGGGGYNVLNVARAWALAFGIMCGVELPDEFPSSFKEYALEKRLNFSDILTLRDKPSEVQSNDKARSIAASSVEYIRRNVFPIHGL
- a CDS encoding ABC transporter ATP-binding protein, yielding MTEKTLIKVVDLHKSFTTDAGTLHILKGINIEINRGEFLSIVGASGVGKSTFLHLLGTLDRPTAGKIFYQETDTSELRNTELARFRNQKIGFVFQFHYLLPEFNAIENTMMPSLISGINRTVAEDKAFKFLDAVGLKDRLTHKPGELSGGEQQRVAVARALIMEPEVILADEPTGNLDSKTGKEIYSLLKSLNRTNGTTFVIATHNEVLASQCDRRLKMVDGIIIDAGI
- the dnaB gene encoding replicative DNA helicase, which codes for MRTIEIPTEKMPPQNIEAEQSVLGAILLDNDAINKVLEIISIDDFYKEAHRRIFWRMIELSEANEAIDIITLTDALRKNNEIESIGGVTYLATLVNSVPTSANVRYHAKIIREKAALRSLINTATDIISQGYDNSQDVDELLDYAEKRIFQVSENRIKPSFTPIKDIIKDSFELIEKLYDKKERITGIPTGFTDLDERTAGLQPGDLIIVAGRPGMGKTAFCLNVAQYVGVEKREPVAIFSLEMSKYQLVLRLLCSEAEVDSHKLRSGYLGKEDWKPLTNAAGRLAEAPIFIDDSPALGVLEIRAKARRLKAEYGLSLVIVDYLQLMRERGKFERREQEISEIARSFKSLAKELNIPVIVLSQLNRRPEQREDKMPTLADLRESGAIEQDADVILFIYRGELYSDKAEKGKAEIKIGKQRNGPAGEVVNFTFLSNYTKFKNYSQRQVY
- a CDS encoding lipoprotein-releasing ABC transporter permease subunit; translated protein: MPYELFIGLRYLRAKRKQTSISVNTIISIAGVALGVTALIVVLSVMSGFQEDLQGKILGINSHIVILQFGGNIRDYRTVIDRVKTQNGVLSASPFIINQAMLSSGKMTQGVVLRGIDLSYKGSTTYLQKTIKEGSLDTLKDERMHGIILGKELSKNLAVFIGDSVNVISPAGSLTPVGMLPKMKTFKVIGIFDSGMFEFDSNIAYISLKDAQSFFEMGDTVTATEVRIDNIYKARELSHEIQQFLGPPYFSRSWMEMNRNLFSALKLEKIAMFIILVLIILVAAFNIVSTLIMIIIEKGKDIAILKSMGATNSGIMSIFIINGLMIGIVGTIIGVIGGYSVCYLLKTYQIITLPGDIYHITHLPVKMNTLDFIVISLSAIGISFLATLYPSWQAAHLDPAESLRYE
- the lysS gene encoding lysine--tRNA ligase, with the translated sequence MLEEINELIEQRLKKLKALKDAGIDPYGSRFEVKHSSKGLLDQYNGHSHDDLEKERVEVVVAGRIVALRDFGKATFAHIQDGAGKMQIYLRKDMLGDERYGLLKKLDIGDFIGVKGRLFRTKTNELTIEVEEYVLLCKSLRPLPEKWHGLTDIEQRYRQRYVDLIVHPSVRDTFIKRTEVIKSIRKFFDSRGFLEVETPMMQPIPGGATARPFVTHHNALNMNLYLRIAPELYLKRLLVGGFERVYEINRNFRNEGISTKHNPEFTMLEFYMAYADYNDLMDLTEELITTVAMEVFGKLIFEFEGEQINFTPPWQRITHKEAIIKYGSIEPEVLADYERAKKYAISLGAEIKGDCSLGKIQDEIFKAVAEDKLIQPTFITDYPTEVSPLAKRSKNNHDIAERFELFIAGREIANAFSELNDPVDQRVRFQKQIEELHADDIEEYTMDEDFIRALEYGMPPAAGEGIGVDRLVMVLTGSTSIRDVILFPQLKQEQL